In Terriglobia bacterium, a genomic segment contains:
- a CDS encoding PadR family transcriptional regulator — MTQSKSEVLQGTLDLLVLKTLESLGPMHGWGVARRIQRVSEDALQLSQGTIYPALLRLEQRGWILAEWGTSENNRKVRFYTITKAGRRQLREETASWERMMAIINRVLEGA; from the coding sequence ACCCAATCAAAATCCGAAGTTCTGCAAGGCACGCTGGATCTGCTCGTGCTGAAGACTCTCGAATCTTTGGGGCCTATGCACGGGTGGGGTGTGGCGAGGCGCATCCAACGGGTATCGGAGGACGCGCTCCAGTTATCCCAGGGGACCATCTATCCTGCGCTGTTGCGTCTGGAGCAGCGCGGCTGGATTCTCGCCGAATGGGGCACCTCGGAAAACAATCGGAAGGTACGGTTCTACACCATCACCAAGGCGGGACGCCGGCAGCTTCGCGAGGAAACCGCGAGCTGGGAACGCATGATGGCGATCATCAATCGTGTACTTGAAGGCGCATAG
- a CDS encoding ADOP family duplicated permease has translation MLASIRAFFWRLAHLTRRSKSQVTLDAELEFHLQMETKENLRNGMSPEQAKRAALLALGGIEQTKEAYRETTSIRWLDVLCQDMRYGLRILRKNPGFTLAASLLIALGIGINTTVFSIVDVVLFRPLPVSAPEELAYLYPSQSNALFSYDSYLMFQENNPAFVEMLAHAPVSAKFTANGETTQLIGELVTSNYFSMLGIEPLIGRGFIGKGAEANDQTEIVIGHDLCNRLFANTNDAIGKAITLNGGQFTIIGVARAGFKGISAPWSPTQFWIPIASWAKLMGYPLNQCPAYPIGRLKPGETIKEAQAITATLFVTRNPTSKASSLLLLPSSRLRLPFDRTGAIVPAKLAAALLIVTGIVLLTAIANLAGVLMARGVSRKREIAARLALGAPRWRIVQQLLTESVLLVLLGGAFAMGLARLLIGLYVANTPARFSARQVFLDVSMDVRVFFFTFLLCIVTGILVGLGPARRASRIDLMREISGGTASPSAHERSSLRYWIVIPQISSSLVLLLMAAGFIAVLLRSEFADPGYTSNNLTVVDLSISDALVSSIPVRRGGEIPPEDQSRLTCQRILTSMQSLRSVDSFCLTTRSPFLSGMRRSTIIDKDQFLAGNSQGFSIDETSVSSQYFRITGIHSLRGRYFEDRDMNSSPPVAIVSESLGRALWPGQNPVGKYIASFNPLSKQSSGKWFEVIGVVRDVRPALSEGGPNPIAYFAFDQNPLPFVSLIVRGQENPLVIDRQVKKTISSAGVNVEIKNIASMRDAVGELLYPRRMITAILTLSALFALLLATVGIYGVISYSVAQRTKEFGIRFALGAEEITIMKLVVTEGAKVGAIGAILGIILAIAASRIASSIIMPIPVIQLTVSAVVIVAMGFIILIASYIPARRASKVDPIKALRDL, from the coding sequence ATGCTGGCATCAATCCGAGCGTTCTTCTGGCGACTCGCGCATCTTACACGTCGCTCAAAATCACAGGTTACTCTTGATGCCGAGCTTGAATTCCATCTACAGATGGAGACCAAGGAGAACCTCCGAAACGGTATGAGCCCGGAGCAGGCGAAGCGGGCCGCATTGCTGGCACTGGGTGGCATCGAACAAACCAAGGAAGCATACCGTGAAACCACGTCAATAAGATGGCTCGATGTACTCTGCCAAGATATGCGCTATGGCCTGCGAATACTGCGCAAGAATCCTGGTTTCACCTTGGCTGCCTCCTTATTGATCGCATTGGGGATCGGCATCAACACAACGGTCTTCAGCATCGTAGATGTTGTCCTGTTCCGACCGTTGCCCGTATCTGCGCCGGAAGAGCTGGCATACCTATACCCATCTCAATCCAACGCTCTCTTTTCCTATGATTCCTATCTGATGTTCCAAGAAAACAATCCAGCTTTCGTCGAAATGCTTGCACACGCCCCGGTGTCGGCAAAATTCACGGCTAACGGAGAAACCACGCAGCTCATAGGTGAGTTGGTCACGTCTAACTATTTTTCGATGCTGGGGATAGAACCCTTGATCGGGCGAGGTTTTATCGGGAAGGGGGCCGAGGCAAACGATCAAACCGAAATCGTTATAGGACACGATCTATGTAACCGACTATTTGCCAACACCAACGATGCCATAGGCAAGGCCATCACTCTCAATGGCGGCCAGTTCACCATCATTGGCGTCGCGCGAGCTGGATTCAAGGGCATATCAGCACCGTGGAGCCCCACTCAGTTTTGGATTCCAATTGCCTCCTGGGCTAAGCTCATGGGATACCCCCTCAACCAATGTCCTGCATATCCGATTGGGAGATTAAAACCGGGCGAGACTATCAAGGAAGCACAAGCAATTACTGCTACGCTGTTTGTCACTCGGAATCCGACATCAAAAGCATCCAGCTTGCTCCTGCTCCCATCTAGCAGGCTTCGACTTCCATTCGACCGAACTGGAGCAATTGTGCCCGCCAAGCTCGCGGCAGCCCTACTCATTGTTACAGGCATTGTTCTGCTGACTGCCATCGCAAATCTCGCCGGTGTCCTGATGGCACGTGGCGTCTCCCGTAAAAGAGAAATAGCAGCTCGATTGGCGCTTGGCGCTCCAAGATGGCGGATTGTCCAGCAACTTCTAACGGAGAGTGTCTTGCTTGTCCTCCTCGGTGGCGCATTCGCCATGGGACTAGCCCGTCTTTTGATTGGTTTGTACGTCGCGAATACTCCTGCCCGATTTAGCGCTCGACAGGTTTTCTTGGATGTGTCGATGGACGTTCGCGTCTTTTTCTTCACATTCTTGCTCTGCATCGTTACTGGAATATTAGTTGGTCTGGGGCCGGCACGACGGGCTTCCAGAATCGACCTGATGCGAGAGATTTCCGGAGGGACTGCATCCCCCTCCGCCCACGAGAGATCAAGCCTTCGCTACTGGATTGTTATCCCCCAGATCAGCTCTTCGCTCGTCTTGCTGCTTATGGCTGCCGGATTCATTGCAGTCTTATTAAGATCGGAATTTGCCGATCCCGGTTATACCTCCAACAACTTAACTGTCGTTGATCTCTCTATTTCCGATGCGCTTGTTTCCTCAATTCCGGTTCGGCGTGGAGGCGAAATCCCTCCGGAGGATCAATCGCGTCTTACCTGTCAGCGCATCCTTACCAGCATGCAATCGTTGCGTAGTGTCGACAGCTTTTGTTTGACGACCCGCTCGCCATTCCTTTCTGGTATGAGAAGGAGCACTATTATAGATAAAGATCAATTCCTGGCCGGCAATTCGCAAGGCTTTTCAATAGACGAGACATCCGTCTCGAGTCAATATTTCCGGATTACCGGGATTCATTCGCTCAGGGGACGTTACTTTGAAGATCGAGATATGAATTCTTCTCCTCCTGTGGCGATTGTGAGCGAGAGTCTGGGACGAGCTCTCTGGCCCGGCCAGAATCCAGTCGGGAAATACATTGCATCCTTCAATCCGCTGTCAAAACAATCTTCCGGAAAATGGTTTGAGGTCATAGGTGTTGTCCGGGACGTAAGGCCCGCGCTCTCTGAAGGCGGTCCAAATCCGATTGCTTATTTCGCATTTGACCAAAATCCGCTTCCCTTTGTTTCATTGATCGTACGCGGACAGGAGAATCCTCTAGTTATCGACAGGCAGGTAAAGAAAACCATAAGCAGTGCAGGCGTCAATGTTGAGATCAAGAACATCGCCAGCATGAGGGATGCAGTCGGTGAACTTCTATACCCGCGACGCATGATCACGGCTATCCTCACATTATCCGCACTATTCGCCTTGTTGCTTGCAACCGTCGGGATTTATGGTGTTATTAGTTATTCCGTGGCACAACGAACAAAGGAATTTGGGATTCGCTTCGCGCTGGGAGCAGAGGAAATCACAATAATGAAGCTCGTAGTAACCGAGGGAGCTAAGGTGGGGGCAATAGGAGCGATTTTGGGCATCATTCTCGCCATCGCAGCTTCACGAATCGCCTCGAGTATAATTATGCCCATCCCTGTAATTCAGTTAACTGTCTCTGCCGTTGTCATTGTCGCAATGGGATTTATCATCTTGATTGCCAGCTACATTCCAGCGAGGCGTGCTTCGAAGGTGGATCCAATTAAGGCCCTGCGTGATTTGTAG
- a CDS encoding BlaI/MecI/CopY family transcriptional regulator codes for MKSNSPSQLQLEMLRLIWKHGSATGRQVQNALVSNHPLSYSSVRTILRRLEKRGYVRHQPSVKPYVYETTIRPLGIGAGLAKQLIERFYRGRVRLFLQDMVEEKVLPLRTILRFSRNGHRNTR; via the coding sequence ATGAAAAGCAACTCACCTTCCCAATTGCAGCTGGAGATGCTTAGGCTCATCTGGAAACACGGTTCTGCAACTGGTCGCCAAGTGCAAAACGCATTGGTTTCGAATCACCCTTTAAGTTACTCAAGCGTTCGAACCATTTTGCGCAGGCTTGAAAAGCGCGGCTACGTACGGCATCAGCCAAGTGTCAAGCCCTATGTTTATGAAACAACCATCAGGCCGCTTGGAATTGGCGCGGGACTGGCAAAGCAACTGATTGAAAGATTTTATCGGGGTAGAGTCAGATTGTTCCTGCAGGATATGGTAGAGGAAAAGGTCTTGCCGTTGCGCACCATCCTGAGGTTCAGTAGGAACGGACATCGAAATACTCGGTAG
- a CDS encoding JAB domain-containing protein, whose translation MDAKAEVLRQYRIPCYRVSLVREGSVASPHQRFSNSREVFEIMRPLTRDLDREHFIVLMLDSKNKLIGMNTVSVGSISTSVVHPREAAKPAVVHNAAAVIGIHNHPSGDATPSIEDRQCTERLAQAFKLLGIRLLDHIIIGESDYFSFADAGLLGHGE comes from the coding sequence ATGGACGCCAAAGCCGAGGTTCTGAGGCAGTACCGCATTCCTTGTTACAGAGTCTCCTTGGTACGTGAAGGCTCGGTTGCTTCTCCGCACCAGAGGTTCAGCAATTCGCGAGAAGTCTTTGAGATCATGCGACCGCTCACGCGGGATTTGGATCGGGAGCACTTCATCGTTCTCATGCTCGATTCGAAAAACAAGCTGATCGGCATGAACACCGTATCGGTCGGCTCGATAAGCACCTCGGTCGTGCACCCCAGGGAGGCAGCCAAACCGGCAGTGGTCCACAACGCAGCGGCAGTCATCGGGATCCACAACCATCCGAGTGGGGATGCAACTCCCTCTATCGAAGATCGGCAGTGCACCGAAAGGCTGGCGCAGGCATTCAAACTGCTGGGCATTCGGCTCTTGGATCACATCATCATCGGCGAGTCCGATTACTTCAGTTTTGCCGATGCTGGATTGCTCGGGCATGGGGAGTGA
- a CDS encoding BlaI/MecI/CopY family transcriptional regulator: MKERPKGTFGERELDVLQALWRLGSATVTEVQEELHEKGHELAYTTVQTILNRLEGKGRVARDSSDRAHRYQPLFQEPAAVTGAIQRLADRFFRGSVEDLATHLVERHLTQKQLQRIRAMVEKNRKEPQK; this comes from the coding sequence ATGAAAGAAAGGCCGAAGGGCACGTTCGGCGAACGAGAACTTGATGTCCTTCAGGCGCTGTGGCGGCTTGGTTCCGCGACGGTAACGGAGGTGCAAGAGGAGCTGCACGAAAAGGGGCATGAACTCGCCTACACCACCGTACAAACGATTCTGAATCGACTTGAAGGAAAGGGCCGTGTCGCGCGTGACTCTTCCGATCGTGCGCACCGCTATCAGCCGCTGTTTCAAGAACCCGCGGCAGTGACGGGTGCCATCCAACGCCTGGCAGATCGGTTTTTCCGTGGTTCGGTGGAAGATCTCGCCACTCATTTGGTCGAACGGCATCTCACACAAAAGCAGCTTCAACGCATACGAGCCATGGTCGAAAAGAATCGCAAGGAGCCCCAGAAATGA
- a CDS encoding TonB family protein, with amino-acid sequence MARARHGWMDAPAALREQLSFPAWTRLYIDPHIGPCAVGWLRAAVILPVRIFGGTTPAALRQITLHESCHARWRDPQINSLLRLLRAALWPSVPLWYLQHLIQMEREAAADQAAIAGTPIKGESDQVTLDYAAVLISIAQWPQNSRCSSFSQAAPHAGSRSRLENRVSRLLKESPHLSLTRSTFGVVALLSGFIGTAFLPAAVFDPAIPSSGNAARSIGGIPIRADNQAEGPLLISCAGFTTIDNGRIQASVALLNNTSRRIAGFRMRLAHGYLPFERVFHIYGVKIEPRQSYLANLDWQQGHQPDWHAPNAGLLQVLEVQFEGDARAQSENLPPRIVVNNPGGGTILVSKTASGEVEEPILKKSEAELISSATERAAPAYPGGGIGEQNSNAVLVSVLIDESGNVIRARAVAGNRDQLAEERAVEAARKWKFVPAVAEGVPIKEFGSLTFFGQMDFSRGWISIR; translated from the coding sequence ATGGCACGCGCAAGGCATGGGTGGATGGATGCCCCTGCGGCGTTGCGGGAGCAGTTGAGCTTTCCGGCATGGACCCGTCTTTACATTGACCCGCACATTGGACCATGCGCAGTGGGATGGCTGCGTGCCGCCGTCATTCTGCCGGTGCGGATTTTTGGCGGCACGACGCCCGCGGCATTACGTCAAATCACGCTGCACGAATCATGCCATGCACGCTGGCGCGATCCGCAGATCAACTCTCTGTTGCGGCTGCTGCGGGCTGCGCTGTGGCCAAGTGTGCCGCTATGGTACCTACAGCACCTTATTCAAATGGAGCGAGAGGCTGCCGCCGATCAGGCGGCCATCGCAGGGACGCCAATCAAGGGCGAGTCGGACCAAGTAACTTTGGACTATGCTGCCGTCCTCATTTCCATCGCGCAATGGCCGCAGAATAGCAGATGCTCATCCTTCAGTCAGGCGGCTCCCCACGCTGGAAGCAGAAGCCGCTTGGAAAATCGTGTATCTCGCTTGTTGAAGGAATCGCCGCATTTGAGCCTCACACGTTCGACATTCGGGGTGGTTGCCTTGCTGAGCGGATTCATAGGAACTGCGTTCCTGCCTGCAGCGGTTTTTGACCCTGCAATCCCTTCTTCGGGAAATGCCGCCAGGTCGATTGGGGGGATACCGATCCGAGCTGACAACCAGGCCGAAGGGCCGCTGCTGATCTCTTGCGCGGGCTTCACGACAATTGATAATGGTCGAATCCAGGCAAGTGTGGCTCTGCTGAACAACACAAGCCGCCGCATAGCAGGATTTAGAATGCGCCTTGCACATGGGTACCTGCCGTTCGAGAGAGTGTTCCATATCTACGGAGTGAAGATTGAGCCTCGCCAATCTTACCTGGCAAATCTCGATTGGCAGCAAGGCCACCAGCCGGATTGGCACGCGCCTAATGCGGGACTCCTACAAGTTCTCGAAGTGCAATTCGAGGGTGACGCCCGAGCTCAGTCGGAGAATCTGCCCCCACGGATAGTCGTGAATAACCCCGGAGGAGGCACGATCCTTGTGTCAAAGACCGCCAGTGGTGAAGTGGAAGAGCCGATTCTGAAGAAGTCCGAGGCAGAGCTCATTTCCTCTGCCACTGAACGCGCCGCCCCTGCCTACCCCGGCGGCGGCATAGGCGAGCAGAATTCCAATGCGGTCCTGGTTTCTGTATTAATCGACGAATCCGGCAACGTGATCCGGGCGCGCGCGGTCGCCGGAAACAGGGATCAGCTGGCTGAAGAGAGGGCGGTCGAGGCCGCCCGGAAATGGAAGTTCGTCCCGGCAGTTGCGGAGGGCGTGCCGATCAAGGAATTCGGCAGCCTGACCTTTTTCGGACAGATGGATTTCTCCAGGGGATGGATCAGCATCCGATAA
- a CDS encoding redoxin domain-containing protein: protein MRPVFIALWLTCVLTTGIATQTADLGRHLDDPVPQAARDLIKRGMDLAGRDRIDEAIATLRKAIDAAPTSLEAHRAYLQIRINFQARKDAAKAEYEALMGREPDNPIYPTALALEMRGKNELPWLTKAASLAPNWSWGHYANAILTLGRSWLTINDTLDGKGDQVLAELDKATEMNPHVESFYKTSISFQEALGRIDDAIQTAGKMTAQPELRAAGLLQLWRLRLTKAKASVAAKDALQGELAQLSRGSRDIDLLTSIYQAYVTLLTDASNANAVAAEIRKLDPSWYPERGKAISIVETNTSGIPYAILAANHQFAIYQRVKETVLRRNADWRKTASQLEGILALRPNPGLKKLINYILFGTARNAGDAAAMIKYNDQIRAIDANDPAPSAMIALVLTDNKADLSKALDYARRADLALAELHPMKCPPDISADDFESRFSLEKQQENYQRQRSLALDANGWVLFKLGNGKEAEGKLRQSVEINRNETNLIHLAEALKQLGRAEEARRLEAEITDKLAVTVRKEFTSKPAVDFQLEAVNGRKYRLSDLKGKIVLINFWATWCGPCVSEMPLFLKMYESYKDQGFEILAISGDDPGDRGKVAQFAKEHQFNFPVLYDDGVSKLYNVTGYPTSIFIDRQGNMRYRMEGGFGSDERRIEMIISELLK from the coding sequence ATGAGACCCGTTTTCATAGCACTATGGTTGACGTGTGTGTTGACGACAGGAATCGCCACCCAGACCGCTGACCTCGGGCGGCATCTTGATGACCCTGTACCACAAGCCGCGCGCGACCTGATCAAGCGTGGCATGGACCTCGCCGGCCGCGACCGCATTGATGAAGCGATTGCGACACTCAGGAAGGCGATTGATGCAGCTCCGACCTCGCTTGAGGCACATCGTGCCTACTTACAGATCAGGATCAATTTTCAAGCGAGGAAGGATGCCGCAAAAGCAGAGTACGAAGCTCTGATGGGAAGAGAACCGGATAATCCTATCTATCCGACGGCGCTGGCGTTGGAAATGAGAGGCAAGAACGAGCTGCCGTGGTTGACGAAGGCCGCATCGCTGGCGCCAAATTGGTCTTGGGGGCACTATGCGAACGCAATCCTGACATTGGGCCGATCATGGCTTACCATCAACGACACACTCGACGGCAAGGGAGATCAGGTCCTGGCCGAGCTTGACAAGGCCACTGAGATGAATCCGCATGTTGAGTCTTTCTACAAGACATCGATCTCCTTTCAGGAGGCTCTGGGGAGGATCGACGACGCGATTCAGACGGCGGGGAAGATGACCGCGCAGCCGGAGTTACGCGCTGCCGGGCTCCTCCAATTATGGCGCTTGCGCCTGACCAAGGCCAAAGCCTCAGTAGCTGCCAAAGACGCACTACAAGGCGAGTTGGCGCAACTGTCCCGTGGAAGCAGGGACATTGACCTCTTAACATCTATCTATCAAGCGTACGTCACCCTGCTGACAGACGCTTCCAATGCCAATGCGGTAGCCGCCGAGATCCGTAAGCTCGATCCTTCCTGGTATCCCGAACGCGGCAAGGCCATCAGCATTGTGGAAACGAATACCAGCGGCATCCCTTATGCGATTCTAGCGGCGAACCACCAGTTCGCAATTTATCAAAGAGTCAAAGAGACTGTGCTCAGGCGCAACGCCGACTGGCGGAAGACCGCAAGCCAGTTGGAAGGCATCCTCGCACTTCGTCCAAATCCAGGTCTGAAGAAACTGATTAACTACATTCTTTTCGGAACTGCCCGGAACGCCGGTGATGCAGCGGCCATGATCAAATATAACGACCAGATTCGCGCGATAGACGCCAATGATCCGGCGCCTTCGGCCATGATTGCATTGGTGCTGACAGACAATAAAGCTGATTTATCCAAAGCGTTGGACTATGCACGACGGGCAGATCTCGCCCTCGCAGAACTTCACCCAATGAAGTGCCCTCCTGACATTTCTGCAGATGATTTTGAATCCAGGTTCTCATTGGAAAAGCAACAAGAGAACTATCAGCGCCAACGATCGCTCGCATTGGACGCCAATGGATGGGTGCTTTTCAAGCTGGGGAATGGGAAGGAAGCCGAAGGAAAGCTCCGCCAGTCGGTTGAGATAAATCGCAATGAGACCAATCTCATCCATCTCGCTGAAGCACTCAAGCAGCTTGGCCGAGCGGAGGAAGCACGGAGGCTCGAAGCGGAAATCACCGATAAACTGGCGGTAACCGTGCGGAAGGAGTTCACAAGCAAACCGGCGGTAGATTTTCAACTTGAGGCGGTTAATGGCAGGAAGTACCGCCTGTCCGACCTCAAAGGGAAGATTGTCCTGATCAATTTCTGGGCCACCTGGTGTGGGCCTTGTGTGAGTGAGATGCCGCTCTTCCTCAAGATGTACGAAAGCTACAAAGACCAGGGATTCGAGATTCTGGCCATCTCCGGCGACGATCCCGGCGACCGGGGCAAGGTCGCGCAATTTGCCAAGGAGCACCAATTCAATTTCCCGGTCCTCTACGATGACGGCGTATCAAAGCTCTACAATGTCACGGGCTATCCAACCAGCATTTTCATTGATCGTCAAGGCAACATGCGATACCGGATGGAAGGAGGATTTGGATCCGACGAGCGCCGCATAGAAATGATCATCAGTGAACTATTGAAGTGA